A window from Phalacrocorax aristotelis chromosome 5, bGulAri2.1, whole genome shotgun sequence encodes these proteins:
- the LOC142057043 gene encoding uncharacterized protein LOC142057043, translating into MCRGGAGLAVASLGGAGRRGAAGGELLAVSSRLSLLSEPWSRRWGLPVCLRHSRDIGLGHDVTSGGVKVSAAAVTALPRAARWPPALVPRLASPRLPETRRQRSPGPGPQPRGLPAPLWEAGAPSAGRGPVGRGSPSALGPAVAAPPTPCDGARLLNHHCLGRARGLECRCRCWQPVLANPTLVQPHGLYVRAPVCDVTSVSYGSTYGPEIEKERMRLQGSLNNLMTDILASPNKIKSYSVVLHMLLLQAVSLGELKQAEPASVSKQVAMTISYACGTVTFIYSKCEDHASNLTVSSGVSPGSGICGSEPDRLGCGRMTQVPPSRREMI; encoded by the exons ATgtgccggggcggggcgggttTGGCCGTAGCTTCGCTcggcggtgcggggcggcgcggggcggcgggcggagaGCTGTTAGCTGTTAGCAGCCGCCTCTCGCTCCTTTCCGAGCCTTGGTCCCGCCGCTGGGGCTTGCCCGTGTGTCTGCGTCATTCGCGTGACATCGGCCTGGGCCATGACGTCACCTCTGGAGGCGTGAAGGTCAGCGCAGCAGCCGTGACGGCGCTGCCCCGGGCGGCAAGGTGGCCGCCTGCGCTGGTGCCTCGCCTCGCTTCGCCTCGTCTCCCTGAGACACGGCGGCAGCGCTcgcccggcccggggccgcagccccgcggcctccctgctcccctgtgGGAGGCGGGGGCTCCCTCCGCCGGCCGGGGCCCCGTTGGCCGGGGCTCTCCGAGCGCACTCGGCCCTGCCGTGGCGGCACCACCGACGCCTTGTGATGGCGCACGCCTTCTAAACCACCACTGCCTCGGCCGCGCCCGCGGGCTGGAGTGTCGCTGCCGGTGTTGGCAGCCTGTCCTAGCAAATCCCACCCTCGTGCAGCCCCACGGGCTGTACGTGCGTGCACCTGTATGCGATGTCACATCA GTGTCCTATGGATCAACGTATGGACCAGAGATCGAGAAGGAACGCATGAGATTACAGGGGAGTCTTAACAACTTAATGACAGACATACTTGCATCacccaacaaaataaaatcctacTCAGTGGTTCTTCACATGCTCCTCCTGCAGGCTGTCTCACTCGGAGAGCTGAAGCAAGCTGAGCCTGCCTCCGTGTCAAAGCAG GTGGCAATGACGATTTCTTATGCGTGTGGAACAGTAACATTTATATATAGCAAATGTGAAGACCATGCTTCCAATCTGACTGTCAGTTCTGGTGTGAGCCCAGGGAGCGGGATTTGTGGATCTGAACCTGACCGGCTAGGTTGTGGCAGGATGACACAAGTTCCACCAAGCAGAAGAGAGATGATCTAG